In Drosophila miranda strain MSH22 chromosome XR, D.miranda_PacBio2.1, whole genome shotgun sequence, the genomic window AGAGAAGTTCTACAAATGTAATTCATAATGCAAGTATCATACTTCTCAATCATTATTCCGAAAGGAACCTTCGACTGAAATGACTCAGTTATAAGTGTTTCCAATAGCATTAATATTTGAGGGATATGAAATGGTACGAAAACGAATAGATTTCCCCATTTCTGGAACACGTAACTCAGAAATAACGAACCCGATTATGAGCTGCTAGTTTTGGCATCTATAAAAACCATAAACTAAATTGGGTTTTAGAAATCAAGACATTCCCGAACAAAATCCGTTCAGTTTCCATGGAAAGGTGATTTTACACAACCACAAAATGGCATGGAAAATGGAAACACAGCCGttatataattaaatattcggtatttaaataaaaaagtACTAAAGTTTAATATAAACATAAATGTATGAAGTGGACTTTATAATTTGACCCATATTTAATctttagaaaaaaaaaaaaatactttaGTTTAGAAACCATTTTTGTAtctaaatatgaaaatatttaatttaaattttaggtgtatttatatttaaaattcAAGTTTTCTTATTAATTTAACATTTTAGGGAAAATCGATAGGTACCTGTACTTTTTAAAATCTTAGCTTAAAAAGTATGCATTCTATGAATTCTATATATTTTGAATTCCCCGTAGAGCGTCCAATAAATAGAAAACCCAAAATATTCAACCGATAAGAAACGTCCCAGTTCTGTTTTAAACTTGAGAGATATGAGTAATCATGAGAATATGGGGTGTGTCTGGGATTCCGGAAAAAAATTGGCGTTCTGTACAATTGAGGTGCATTGATATACGGTCGAATAGAGTTATCAGATGGTGGTGAGGAGATTGTAAATTGTAGTCTTAACTTGAGGTGAATGCTTTTGAACAGCGGCAATGATATGGTCCGATTCGGAAGTCGCCTATATAAGCCCCTCAATACCGCCATTGTGCTGATATTCGTTTAACATGAGAGTGCTTGCAGTTCTAGCTATTGCGGGGATTGCCTTGGCGGCAGCCCTGGAGGAGGCCGTGCCCGTGAAGGACATGCCCGTGGGCAAGAATGTGAACGGACGCATCACCATGGGCTATCCGGCGACCGAGGGCAAGGTTCCGTATATTGTGAGCCTGGTTTTTAGCAATGAAATCGGCGCATCTTGGTTCTGCGGCGGCTCCATCATTGACCACACGTGGGTCCTCACTGCCGCCCACTGCACGCAGGGGGCTAGCTCTGTGAAGATTTCCTATGGCTCCGTGTGGCGCAACCAGCCGCAGTTCACGCATGTGGTGCAACAGGGGGACATTGTGCAGCACGACGCATACAGCACGACGACCATCAACAATGACATCTCACTCATCCGCACTCCGCACGTGGAATTCTCGTCGCTGGTCAATAAGGTGGAGCTGCCCCGCTACGAGGATCGCTACAACAACTACTACGGCTGGTGGGGCCTGCTCTCCGGCTGGGGGAAGACCTCCGACTCCAGCGGCGTCTCCGATTACCTGAACTGCGTCGACATTCAGATTGCCGACAATTCCGTGTGCGAGGCCCACTACGGCACCACGACCATCACGCCCAATCATGTGTGCATCGCCACGCCCGAGAACAAGGGCTCCTGCAGTGGAGATTCCGGTGGTCCCCTGGTCCTGCACGACGGCAATCGCCAGGTGGCCATTGTGTCCTTTGGCTCTTCTGCTGGCTGTCTGTCGAACAGTCCGAAGGGCATGACTCGCGTCACTTCATACTTGGATTGGATCCGTGACCACACGGGCATTTCCTACTAATCAATAAATGACTTGTGAATGAAAATATAAAGCAGTAAATGCATTCCCATTTCAATCAAGAAACGCTTAAATAAATGCTTGAAAATGTTGCAGACTTCGATTGGATGTGCGATCCACGTTTACTTGGAAATGACAAGGGGCTTGGCGGCATCGCCCTGCTTGAACACAATCCGGTTGGCGATGCGATCCAAATCTGGGTGCTGGTCAATATCCCTCACTGTGACAACTGGCATCTCTCTTGTTAAAGTCAGCCGGAAAAAAGTGTGTGATAAATGGGGATGGAATGGTATCTATTCAGTGACAGAGTCACTTATCCTTCAAATTATGAGCATTAAAACATAGCTCAgatttttttccatttaaagTAATGTTCCCTTAGTAAGAAATTCCAGTGTGATCACGAATCCAGTCCAAGTAGCTGGTGACACGCACCATTCCCTTGGGGCCATTGGACAAGCAGCCGGCGGAGGAGCCAAAGGACACTATGCCTACCTGGCGATTGCCGTCGTGGATGACCAGGGGACCGCCGGAGTCGCCGCTGCAGGTGCCCTTGTTCTCGGGAGTTGGAATGCAGATCAGATCGCCCGAGAAGCTGCCGTAGTAGCTCTCGCACACAGAGTTAGCGCCGATCTGGACATCCACGCAGTTCAAGTACTCGGAGACGCCGACATCGTCGGAGGTCTTGCCCCACCCGGAGACCAGCGCCCACCAGCCCTGATAGTTGTTGTAGCGATCGTTGTAGCTCGGCAGCTCCACCTTGTTGACCAGCGACCAGAAGTCCACGTGCGGGGTTCGGATCAGAGAGATGTCGCCGGAACCATGCTCGATGAAGTCGTTGCGTCCTACCCAGTGGGTGTATTGGGCCTGGAGACGCCACAAGGCACCGTAGTAGATGGTCACCGATTCCATACCGTCCGTGCAGTGCTTGGCGGTCATGACCCAGGTGTTGCCAATGATGGAGCCACCGCACCAAGTGCCGCCGCCATTCTTGCTGAAGCCCAGACCCACAATATAAGGGACCTTGCCCTCGTGCGCCGGATAGCCCATGGTGATGCGCCCCTCAATGGAGCCTTTGCCCACGGGCACATCCTTCCAGAACACTGGTTTCTCGAATGCCGACGCGGAGGCAATCACTCCCAAAAGCAGAACCGCCAGCAGCTTCATTCTGATTCAAATAGTTATTGGAGGCTACTGAATGATCGCTGGGAGTTATATACCATACTTCTCGTTACTGCGCAAAATTTTGCCGGAAATCAATATAAATGTTAAGACCACATAATTTACAATATGCAGATAAGCAAAGCCACCATTTTAAAAATTATACAAATGTAAATGTCCGTTTTATCTATGTATATGCCTAAAGAAACTTGACGAAATCTTCAGACAATAAATGTTTAGCTATCGATAAGATTTAATCATGTTTTTCCCTTATCAGCTTGAATAAAATGTAATATAATTGaaaatacatatacaaataACCAATACAGATATTTGAAAATAGCAAAGGGCGCACCATTCAAATTCATCGACCTTCCTAACACAGGCGCCCCCTGGTGCATTTTTCTCCATAATACTGCGGTACGGGCCCACTACATTCGATATCGATATTGGTATCGATAGACTTCATATGGTCTTAGGCACTCTGGCAACTCCTTAGAAAATAAACATTTCTTGAGCAAAAAAatttttgcaacaaaaataCGCACAGCAGACGCTAAAACTATAGCCACAAACCAGTGTGTCGCTTATACTTGACATTAATTCCTTCGCTCAAAGTTTTGAACCGTCGGATTGTTCGAGAATTTGGAGGCCCGGTGGTGGCACTCGTCGTGTGACCAACAAAAAACCCCCCCCAGGAGATTACCAACAGACGACTACAAAGGCTAAAGGGTTAAAGCTAAAGGAAATGCTTGGTTCCGCGGCCAACAAACAGTCGTAATGGATAACATTGTGCATAACTTTGCCAACATCACATTTCAGCCGAAAGAAGTCGGATTGTCGGAGAATCGGTGAGTGTCTCACACGAACCAAAATTAAGTCAAATTTTAATTTCCTTTGGCAGCTCCGGCAGCAGTAGCAGTTTCTCGTGGAGCCTGAAGCCCATGGCTACGGCCATGTCGGACGTGGAGGAGATGCAGGATACAGGGTCCAAGGAATCGGAGGCCAGCGAGAGCAGTGATCAGTCCGATGAGGTGGACTCGCAGCTGAGCCGCGGGGAGGACGATGACAGCGACTGGCACAGCGGGACCACCCGCAGGGGCGGCGTGGCTCGGCGCCGCATGCCAGCACGCGTTTCCAAGGACAACTTCAACCGCGTCTGCAGGGCCATCATGAAGCCCATAAAGAAGAACCGTCGCAAGGAGCTAACCACCAATTCACAGACACTCAAGAGCATCGAGAAGATATACACCAACAAGCGCATAAAGAAGTTTACGCCCACGAATCTCGAGACAATCTTCGAGGAGCCCAGCGACGAGAATGCCGCCGATGTGGAGGACGACAGTGAGGAGTGCTCGATTAGCAGCCAAGTGCGAATTGTGAAGTTTGGCAACCGAAAGCTGCGACGCGCCATTTCCTTCAGTGACGGACTGAACAAGAACAAAATCCTTTTGAAGAAGCGACGCCAGAAGGTGAAGAAGACCTTTGGCAAACGCTTCGCCTTAAAGAAGATCTCAATGACCGAATTTCACGATCGTCTCAACAAGAGTTTCGACAGTGCAATGCTCGAAGGCGATGCCGGAGCCGGTCCCGGAGGAAGAAACGCTGAAGCCAAGACTGCCATGACCATGGACGACATACAGCTGCACACACTGAGCCAGTACCACATGcaccagccgcagcagcagccgcagccggcGGCGTTCGATTAGAGAGAGACTGAAacatctacatacatatgtacgtaatATCATTATTGCACTCGGATAGATTGTGTCACTGTTTTACTCCTTACACCCATTGCATAAATTACAATAGATATTACGAATAGTGTCCAAATATAATGTGACCGCAGGGAGTTCCCATTGAATGCTGCCGGGCCTGCAATCTCGCATGCGGTCACCTGTACTGATACCAATTATTGAAACTAGGATTACCGACCGATCGTTCACATTATTTCATTGCGCGCCCCTAGCCCTAGCTATAGATCATCGTTGCAGGAGTGCCGTCGAGCGTTTCATTTGGGCCGTTTCACATTTGGAGGTGAACTACTCAAACCCATTAAAACTATCCTATCCACCCCATGTGTATGTAAATAGCAAGTAATTTACACTTATCATCCAGCCATAGAATACGATTCTGTGCGTAGTCCGTAAGTGCAGAATAAATGTTGTAAGAAAAAGTGAAACACACCATTCTTTTATAAATGAAATGCGAAACGGAAGCCCTGAAGCATTCGCCAAAGCGACGACGCACAAGGAGAGGTGGCGTCGCAAAATGCGAAAATGTTGGGGAATAGTGCGAAATTAAATAACGGCAGAGGCATTAGCAAGTGCAATAAAATGCAGCAACAAAAACGCGCCCATTATTAATGAGTGCAGTGCAACATGCAACGGGCAGCGCAGCCCCGCCGCGGCGGCGTGGTAATCACAATTCGCGATTATGCTTATGCATTGGTTTGGTTGGGTATCGACGCACAGCACGAAATCGAACTGCACAACAAGCGCAGCAGGTGGGGTGTTATGATACGGGGGGATAGAGAAAGGGGGGCGGGGCGGGTGTAGAGCATGCATTTGCATAATCATtgtattgttgctgttgctgctgctgtggattatgtttttttagCCTCATTACCGACGAATTCGATTCGAACATATCACCGAGACGATTTTGTTTACTTGCTTGGCTAGGCGCAGACCAGACCGCAGCAGTACCAGTAATTTCCTAAATAGACAGGCAACAGAAATACTTTCAACACCAAATAAAAGTTATTTCTGGCAGCCGCAGGCGGTGCAcgaattaatttaattaaaaatacatatttttaATGCTGCACTTCCATTTCCTGCTAAGAATTCTgcacatgccacatgcaacCAACCAGCCCATCAATGGAAAACTGTTAATTTGTTTACGAGCCACACAGCAAATGGCAAGCATGCGACAGAAAGACCCGGCAATAACCTTGAGATTGGCAGAGTCAAAGAAGCTGCACAGTGGGCTGTGGGAATATCAACTGTTTTCCTACACCCACGCAGGGAAAACAGCACCTCAACAAGCCACAGGCCACTGTGCGAAGAGATGAAATGCGAGACACCAGACATGCAAATTTATAACTGTATCGTGTAATCTTATTGTTTTACTCACCGCTAGTCGCtcgccctctctctttctatctCGCGTTTTACTCAATGAAAGCATTTACACTAAAGAGATTCCCTCTTACTGCATAATGAAGATTAAGAGAGAAGAGCACTATACGCGTGATGTAATAGCACCAAAGCGGGGAGATAGCTAGAGTTACAGCCTCAAACACAATTTAAATGGTAAAACAactaggcagcagcagcatacacacacacacacacacacacacgtgggTATTTTCGCCACTATGTCAAGAGGGAGACAACCGATCAAAAGGGCAGCCGAACTTTGAATGAATGAGGAAGAAGGAGATGGAGAGAAAGAATGCAATGCCCTGTGTGACTCTGTCAAACGGTAAAAAGCGCAAGCGTGACCACATCATAGCTGCAGTGGAAGGTGGAATGAAGGAATATGATGAGAGTAAGCGAGAGTGAGATGAGAGCATATGCAGATTGACATGCagtcaaattaaatgaaattgaTGCAACTGCAATACAATTGCGAGCACAAAATGCGGCTGCAGCGGCGGAGGTAGCAGCAGCGGTGGCGTTGACGGGGCCAAATTAATGCAGCAAAATAGACGAAATAATTAAAGTGGTTCAAAGAAATGGCTGGCGAAAGAGTTTATAAAAATGCTGGCAAGCGGCGCGCGCCGCACCAGTACCTTGCGAGACGCTCGTCGGTGTTCATGtcagtggcaagtggcaaggtGGCAAGCAataaaacagcagcagcagcagtagtaGCGGTAGCAACAGAGATTACAAACGCGTTGTCCAGCGTAACGGCTTTTCGAAACGGGAAAACAGCGCAGTGACCGACCGACCGATCGCGCGAGAGTTAAGGTGCGGCGGTGGCCAATGTATTAAAGGAGGAAGCAGTGCAAAAGTGCCACTAAATTAATCGCAATTAACAGTTAAATGCGTGCGCGAACAAAGCAACGCAAATGTTTACACAATCAGCAGGTGCCTCCTCCTCCATTGTTGCCACAATAACGAATCACATTCGGAGGCGATCCCCAAATCGGAACCACACCACGCCTCAATCGGAAACGAAGCTGCTCACCTGGATTGCCCTGCTCTATGCCGCCTCCACCTCCCTCGGCGGCTTGGCAGCGGCACTGGACTGGCAACAGGTTAAGCCAATGTATTTAGTGTCCATGTATCCGGGACCGTTCGGCATGGCCATGTCGCAGTCtccctcttcctcctcctcctccaccatTTCCTCCTCCATGGAACAAGATGCGGAAACGAGTGCCAGCAACCTGGAGAGCCGCATCAATGGAGGAGGAAATGGGAATAGCGACGAAGATGTGGATGTAAAGGAGCCCTTGGTCTTGAATCTGGAGACCACACCGCTGCTAGAGAAGATGCTGCCCGAAGGGGCCATGGCCATGGATCGCATATTCGGCGGTAACGTGGGCAATCCTCACTGCTTCCCCTACCAAGTGGGCATGTTGCTGCAGCGTCCCAAGGGTCTGTACTGGTGCGGAGGCTCTCTGATCTCCGATCAGCATGTGCTGACTGCGGCACATTGTGTGGACATGTAGGAATGGTATGATATCTGCCACAGAACCCATCCCTTAACCGATTGTTTCCCTGCAGGGCCAAACGCGCTCTGGTCTTCTTGGGCGCCAACGAGATCAAGAACGCCAAGGAGAAGGGTCAGGTGCGAATGATGGTGCCCAGCAGTAATTTTCACATATATCCCACATGGAATCCCAAGCGCCTGAAGGATGACATAGCCCTGATTCGACTTCCCCATGCTGTTAGCTTCAACGGTAAAATCGAGAGATTTTCAGACTATAGAGGAAGTAATACCCTTTAAATTGAATTCCAGAACGCATCCATCCCATACAGCTTCCCAAGCGGCACTACGAGTACCGCAACTTCAAGAACAAGCTGGCCATCGCCTCTGGCTGGGGACGCTATGCCACTGGCGTCCATGCCATCAGCAATGTCTTGCGTTATGTCCAGCTGCAGATCATCGATGGGCGGACATGCAAGACGAACTTTCCGCTCTCCTATCGCGGCACCAATATCTGCACCAGCGGGAGAAATTCCCGCTCCACCTGCAATGGAGATTCCGGCGGCCCACTTGTTCTGCAGCGAAGACAATCCAAGAAGCGAGTGCTGGTGGGGATCACCTCCTTTGGCAGCATATATGGCTGCGATCGCGGATATCCGGCCGCCTTCACCAAGGTGGCTTCGTACCTGGACTGGATCAGCGACGAGACGGGCGTCAACTCACATCAGGACACCACGGAGGCGATTTTCTTCGATCAGTATATGAGGGACTATGGCAAGCCCCGCCAGAGTCGAAGAttggaacagcagcagcaggaagatgagcaggaggaTGATCAGCCAGATGAGCTGGACGTGCGTCCCAGCTCCGACGAGGACCTCTCCGAGGATGTCAGCATGCGTACGCATAAGCGCCAGCGTCCTCGTCCTAGACCCAAGTCCGAATACGAGTTTTACTTCTTATAATCCAAAAtaaacatttatttttaaataagCTGATATAATAACATCCTCGAAATTAAAAAAGATACCTTCTTCCTCTTTTTTCCTATGCGAATTATGTAAATCATAGAATTTTTTTTCAAagcaaattttttttttttaatttaaaactttttttttaataacaATGAAAAGTTATTGCAAAAAGtaacaaaatattaaatattattcAGAATCATATTCTAGTCGGATCCAGATCCAAAAGCAGACGTTATGAATTTCTGAATTCTGGTAAAAAGTGAATGTTTTGAGGCAAAAAATGAAACTACAAAAA contains:
- the LOC108152483 gene encoding serine protease 1 — its product is MRVLAVLAIAGIALAAALEEAVPVKDMPVGKNVNGRITMGYPATEGKVPYIVSLVFSNEIGASWFCGGSIIDHTWVLTAAHCTQGASSVKISYGSVWRNQPQFTHVVQQGDIVQHDAYSTTTINNDISLIRTPHVEFSSLVNKVELPRYEDRYNNYYGWWGLLSGWGKTSDSSGVSDYLNCVDIQIADNSVCEAHYGTTTITPNHVCIATPENKGSCSGDSGGPLVLHDGNRQVAIVSFGSSAGCLSNSPKGMTRVTSYLDWIRDHTGISY
- the LOC108152484 gene encoding serine protease 1; the protein is MKLLAVLLLGVIASASAFEKPVFWKDVPVGKGSIEGRITMGYPAHEGKVPYIVGLGFSKNGGGTWCGGSIIGNTWVMTAKHCTDGMESVTIYYGALWRLQAQYTHWVGRNDFIEHGSGDISLIRTPHVDFWSLVNKVELPSYNDRYNNYQGWWALVSGWGKTSDDVGVSEYLNCVDVQIGANSVCESYYGSFSGDLICIPTPENKGTCSGDSGGPLVIHDGNRQVGIVSFGSSAGCLSNGPKGMVRVTSYLDWIRDHTGISY
- the LOC108152479 gene encoding protein tantalus translates to MDNIVHNFANITFQPKEVGLSENRSGSSSSFSWSLKPMATAMSDVEEMQDTGSKESEASESSDQSDEVDSQLSRGEDDDSDWHSGTTRRGGVARRRMPARVSKDNFNRVCRAIMKPIKKNRRKELTTNSQTLKSIEKIYTNKRIKKFTPTNLETIFEEPSDENAADVEDDSEECSISSQVRIVKFGNRKLRRAISFSDGLNKNKILLKKRRQKVKKTFGKRFALKKISMTEFHDRLNKSFDSAMLEGDAGAGPGGRNAEAKTAMTMDDIQLHTLSQYHMHQPQQQPQPAAFD
- the LOC108152478 gene encoding transmembrane protease serine 12, whose amino-acid sequence is MFTQSAGASSSIVATITNHIRRRSPNRNHTTPQSETKLLTWIALLYAASTSLGGLAAALDWQQVKPMYLVSMYPGPFGMAMSQSPSSSSSSTISSSMEQDAETSASNLESRINGGGNGNSDEDVDVKEPLVLNLETTPLLEKMLPEGAMAMDRIFGGNVGNPHCFPYQVGMLLQRPKGLYWCGGSLISDQHVLTAAHCVDMAKRALVFLGANEIKNAKEKGQVRMMVPSSNFHIYPTWNPKRLKDDIALIRLPHAVSFNERIHPIQLPKRHYEYRNFKNKLAIASGWGRYATGVHAISNVLRYVQLQIIDGRTCKTNFPLSYRGTNICTSGRNSRSTCNGDSGGPLVLQRRQSKKRVLVGITSFGSIYGCDRGYPAAFTKVASYLDWISDETGVNSHQDTTEAIFFDQYMRDYGKPRQSRRLEQQQQEDEQEDDQPDELDVRPSSDEDLSEDVSMRTHKRQRPRPRPKSEYEFYFL